Proteins found in one Candidatus Nitrosopelagicus brevis genomic segment:
- a CDS encoding MBL fold metallo-hydrolase yields the protein MEIKVLGAAGEVGRSAFQVNCDGTNFLLDYGVMFGKPRGAPPTYPLHVKPRDIDSVIITHAHLDHSGCVPSLFVSGNCNVYGTAPTFDLSKLLIQDMIKIEKNSHSFGVPEIDNMMAKSKIIGFKEKITRGNASFELRSSGHVIGGSTVLVESKNKKLFYTGDINLRGSRLLPPADLDIGEMDMVITESTYSQENQMPRKESEKGLIDFANEVIDRKGTLFIPSFSVERSQEVASVLINSGFNHKIIMDGMALKVNEVLLKYPEYLRNPEIFKDVIEKVVSVRDHNERKRALSEPCVVISPAGMLVGGNAVYYLQELSFNDKNGIALVSYQGEGTPGKKLLDTGKVQTRGKDLNVKAEVKQFQFSGHADRDSLFEMIKNLKGNPKIMTVHGDDESCTRFAEEIHERFGFEAHAAKLDEKITL from the coding sequence GTGGAGATCAAAGTTTTAGGCGCGGCTGGTGAAGTAGGGCGATCAGCTTTTCAAGTCAACTGTGATGGAACAAATTTTTTGCTAGATTATGGAGTAATGTTTGGAAAACCAAGAGGTGCCCCACCCACATACCCCCTTCATGTTAAACCACGAGATATTGATTCAGTAATCATAACTCATGCACATTTGGACCATTCAGGATGTGTTCCATCATTATTTGTCAGCGGAAATTGTAATGTCTATGGTACAGCCCCAACATTTGATCTGAGTAAATTATTAATTCAAGATATGATAAAAATTGAAAAAAATTCACATTCTTTTGGAGTTCCAGAGATTGATAACATGATGGCAAAATCAAAGATAATTGGATTTAAAGAAAAGATTACTAGAGGAAATGCGTCGTTTGAACTTCGTTCATCAGGACATGTGATAGGAGGAAGTACGGTTTTAGTAGAGTCAAAAAATAAAAAATTATTCTATACAGGAGATATCAATTTGAGAGGTTCAAGATTATTGCCACCTGCAGATTTGGATATTGGTGAGATGGATATGGTGATTACAGAGAGTACTTATTCTCAGGAAAATCAAATGCCTAGAAAGGAATCTGAAAAAGGATTAATTGATTTTGCAAATGAGGTAATAGATAGGAAAGGTACACTATTCATTCCATCATTTTCTGTTGAACGCTCACAAGAAGTGGCTAGCGTACTAATCAATTCAGGATTTAACCATAAGATAATCATGGACGGAATGGCTTTGAAGGTAAACGAGGTACTTTTAAAATATCCAGAATATCTTAGAAATCCAGAAATTTTCAAAGATGTCATAGAGAAGGTCGTATCGGTGAGAGACCATAATGAAAGAAAGAGAGCATTATCAGAACCTTGCGTAGTTATTTCACCTGCTGGAATGCTAGTTGGAGGAAATGCAGTTTATTATTTACAAGAATTGTCATTTAATGACAAAAATGGAATTGCATTAGTATCATATCAAGGAGAAGGAACTCCTGGAAAGAAATTATTAGATACAGGTAAGGTTCAAACTCGCGGTAAAGATCTTAATGTAAAAGCTGAAGTAAAACAATTCCAATTTTCAGGTCATGCAGATAGAGATAGTTTATTTGAAATGATTAAAAATCTCAAAGGAAATCCAAAAATTATGACCGTTCATGGAGATGATGAATCATGTACAAGATTTGCTGAAGAAATTCATGAAAGATTTGGATTTGAAGCACACGCTGCTAAATTAGATGAAAAAATAACTCTCTAA
- a CDS encoding DNA-3-methyladenine glycosylase family protein yields MKDNFEVNIDDTINSGQVFLWKKFDSKWYGINGKEILILEDKLDIKSKNIHNFFRFDDDFQKIKKQLSKDDIMKKAIKNFPGMRILRQDPFQCYISFIVSSNSNIPNIQTRLQKLSRKFGEKRTIDDKELFLFPKPEKLANASITDITKCGLGYRSKYVKKAAIAVSEGTIDFSSLKKQDYQEARDSLCQVFGIGKKVADCILLFSLDKLEAVPLDRWVLRILQKYYSKEFQISTKTITEKTYDELHDKIVEHFGKYAGYGQQFLFKNERESFDKKWLG; encoded by the coding sequence TTGAAAGATAATTTTGAAGTAAATATCGATGATACAATAAATAGCGGTCAAGTTTTCTTATGGAAAAAATTTGATTCAAAATGGTATGGAATTAACGGAAAAGAGATACTAATTTTGGAAGACAAATTAGATATAAAATCTAAAAACATTCATAATTTTTTTAGGTTTGATGATGATTTTCAAAAAATCAAGAAACAGTTGTCAAAAGATGATATAATGAAAAAAGCCATTAAGAATTTTCCTGGAATGCGAATTTTAAGACAAGACCCATTTCAATGCTATATTTCATTTATCGTTTCATCAAATTCAAATATTCCAAACATTCAAACCCGACTTCAAAAATTATCTCGCAAATTCGGTGAGAAAAGAACAATAGATGACAAGGAACTTTTTTTATTTCCTAAACCTGAAAAGTTAGCTAATGCATCAATTACAGATATTACAAAATGTGGATTAGGATATAGAAGTAAGTATGTAAAAAAGGCAGCAATCGCAGTTAGCGAAGGAACGATCGATTTTTCATCTCTCAAAAAACAAGATTATCAAGAAGCGAGAGATAGTTTATGCCAGGTGTTTGGAATAGGTAAAAAAGTTGCAGATTGTATATTGTTATTTTCACTTGATAAATTAGAAGCAGTTCCGTTAGACAGATGGGTGTTACGCATACTACAAAAATATTATTCAAAAGAGTTTCAGATTTCAACCAAGACAATTACAGAAAAAACGTATGATGAACTGCATGACAAAATAGTGGAACATTTTGGAAAATATGCAGGATATGGACAGCAATTTTTGTTCAAAAATGAAAGAGAGAGTTTTGATAAAAAATGGTTAGGATAA
- a CDS encoding cupredoxin domain-containing protein, translated as MSATQTKSSHAYGVGILVVIVALGVTITWYTSYWLPEENQKVFVDEHILNPDGETVVNIIMGSATPEQKDNYMPKKIQVQLTIDNKVRWVNQDEIPHTVTPDSYDLDEITDPYSGEFGSIGVLMPGDEYEFLFTKAPPNGAKVITYHCHPHPWMTGTIEVTKSRF; from the coding sequence TTGAGTGCAACACAAACTAAATCTAGTCATGCATACGGAGTTGGAATTCTAGTAGTCATTGTTGCATTAGGTGTAACAATTACCTGGTATACTAGTTATTGGCTTCCTGAAGAAAATCAAAAAGTGTTTGTCGATGAACACATTCTGAATCCTGATGGTGAAACAGTTGTGAATATAATTATGGGTTCAGCAACTCCTGAGCAAAAAGACAACTACATGCCAAAAAAAATTCAAGTTCAACTGACAATTGATAACAAAGTGAGGTGGGTAAATCAAGATGAAATTCCTCATACTGTAACTCCTGATAGTTACGACCTTGATGAGATTACTGATCCATATAGTGGAGAGTTTGGCTCAATTGGTGTTTTAATGCCTGGTGATGAATACGAATTCTTATTCACCAAAGCTCCTCCAAACGGTGCAAAAGTAATCACATACCATTGTCACCCACATCCTTGGATGACAGGTACTATTGAAGTCACAAAATCCAGATTCTAG
- a CDS encoding cytochrome b, translating to MAVSLNRPNGTLAFIYWIWDGLDRTIFTAIKFSFPARFVSPFGFLGMLTFITFIILGVSGALLMFYYEPILDRAWDSVEFINNEVPFGFHIRNIHYHGSNAMVMLALLHMYYQYFSGRYKIRNEILWVTGVILGTVTILEAFTGYDIIFSERAELAISIAASLTNAIPIAGPTIRDAAFGSGFSDFVLRFYTQHVFVLPIVMLGLMAVHFPRFLVFDVPMVMAVAGAILITGGVFPVDLGFKFQPTVPPGITVPEWYLTGLYAFLRTQYDKFVTGVLWPGIFIAAIMLVPFLDRYKKFSWKDRPWVTAFGIVGLAQILVTTYWGFYIPIDSTLPLVERLVIDPINLYVVMILLIPLGIGFSYMMIYLAKEAERKAKLAKDKGPKKVAQIEFSEKWINWIIIALIAFQVFLNLAAYNAALSGMNNMSLFFAGLILIVFAGLFHVYRYAMGQAKTTPPPPGAKLRVTKSMVGTRKELSDDGDTSTGAGAANVEAQEELLGKIEEKIKTTENPDGTLAPETPEIKANNADLDLKKDTDIGMSDLKKP from the coding sequence ATGGCCGTTTCCCTAAATAGACCCAACGGCACTCTTGCCTTCATCTATTGGATATGGGATGGTCTTGACAGAACAATCTTTACTGCAATAAAATTCTCGTTCCCTGCAAGATTTGTAAGTCCATTTGGATTTTTGGGAATGCTTACGTTCATCACATTCATTATTCTCGGTGTCTCTGGCGCGTTACTCATGTTCTATTATGAACCGATTCTTGATAGAGCGTGGGATAGTGTAGAGTTTATCAATAACGAAGTTCCATTTGGATTCCATATTCGTAACATACACTATCACGGTTCAAACGCAATGGTAATGCTTGCATTACTTCACATGTATTACCAATACTTTAGTGGACGTTACAAAATTAGAAATGAAATTTTATGGGTTACTGGTGTTATTTTAGGAACTGTAACAATTCTTGAAGCATTTACCGGTTACGATATTATATTCAGTGAACGTGCAGAACTTGCAATCAGTATTGCGGCGTCACTTACAAATGCTATACCGATAGCAGGGCCGACGATTCGAGACGCGGCGTTTGGAAGTGGATTCTCTGACTTTGTACTGAGATTCTATACACAACACGTGTTTGTCTTACCAATAGTCATGCTAGGATTAATGGCAGTTCATTTCCCACGATTCTTAGTATTTGATGTTCCAATGGTTATGGCAGTTGCAGGTGCAATTCTAATTACTGGTGGTGTATTCCCAGTTGATTTAGGATTCAAGTTCCAACCTACTGTACCGCCCGGTATTACTGTTCCAGAATGGTATCTTACAGGATTGTACGCATTCCTGCGGACGCAATATGATAAATTCGTGACAGGTGTATTATGGCCCGGAATCTTCATAGCGGCGATTATGCTGGTTCCGTTCCTTGATAGATATAAAAAATTCTCATGGAAGGATAGACCTTGGGTTACAGCATTTGGTATAGTCGGACTAGCTCAAATATTGGTTACAACCTATTGGGGATTCTATATCCCAATTGACTCTACCCTCCCATTAGTAGAGAGACTCGTAATTGATCCAATCAATCTCTACGTGGTAATGATACTGCTAATTCCATTAGGAATTGGATTTAGCTATATGATGATCTACTTGGCTAAAGAGGCTGAAAGAAAAGCAAAGTTAGCAAAAGACAAGGGACCAAAGAAGGTAGCTCAAATTGAATTTTCTGAAAAATGGATTAACTGGATTATAATTGCATTAATAGCATTCCAGGTGTTCTTGAACTTGGCAGCATACAATGCCGCACTTAGTGGTATGAATAACATGTCTCTATTCTTTGCGGGACTAATTTTGATAGTCTTTGCAGGACTGTTCCATGTTTACAGATACGCTATGGGTCAGGCAAAAACCACTCCACCTCCACCAGGTGCAAAGCTAAGAGTAACTAAATCCATGGTTGGAACTCGCAAGGAGCTATCTGATGATGGCGACACCTCAACTGGCGCTGGAGCTGCAAATGTTGAGGCACAGGAAGAGCTACTAGGAAAAATTGAAGAAAAGATCAAAACTACAGAAAATCCCGATGGCACTCTTGCACCTGAAACTCCTGAAATAAAAGCAAATAATGCTGACTTGGATTTGAAAAAAGACACAGATATTGGTATGTCAGATCTCAAGAAACCATAA
- a CDS encoding twin-arginine translocation signal domain-containing protein, producing MSATSDKKTLSRRDFLKLMGAAGTGLAFAPFVPWGTFLPNPSSAAAEKVPVILPDGSTANVFTFPINHAEVITYPKTGDSVLDEEAFRKWQFIRLPEKFGGDKNEVSSFRAYSMICLHLWCVWKYWPQEGRMRGECPCHGSMYDPVTGTAFAGPASLQAPPSDTLPELNFEADADGNLFVTPPQWGPNKNGVVGYGRFPK from the coding sequence TTGTCGGCAACATCGGATAAAAAAACTCTGTCCAGACGTGATTTTCTTAAATTAATGGGTGCTGCAGGTACTGGTCTTGCTTTTGCACCATTTGTTCCTTGGGGAACTTTTTTACCAAATCCATCCTCTGCAGCTGCTGAAAAAGTACCAGTTATTTTGCCAGACGGTTCTACAGCCAATGTTTTCACTTTTCCAATTAATCATGCAGAAGTTATCACTTATCCAAAAACTGGTGATTCAGTACTTGATGAAGAAGCATTTAGAAAATGGCAATTCATCAGACTCCCAGAAAAATTTGGTGGTGATAAAAACGAAGTTTCATCATTTAGAGCTTATAGTATGATTTGTCTTCATCTTTGGTGTGTATGGAAATACTGGCCACAAGAAGGACGTATGAGAGGTGAATGTCCATGTCATGGAAGCATGTATGATCCTGTTACTGGAACTGCATTTGCAGGACCTGCATCATTACAAGCACCACCTTCTGATACATTACCTGAATTAAACTTTGAAGCTGATGCTGATGGAAATTTATTTGTAACACCACCCCAATGGGGACCAAACAAAAATGGAGTTGTAGGATATGGCCGTTTCCCTAAATAG
- a CDS encoding S8 family serine peptidase, giving the protein MMKLVLFLVLLIITLPLISESFSYFDADMINQNLENKNYNFKESNSGIIQFNEPSNEQQVKRYLIFGKGSISEIGNFVQTPYSISASNGFFSIVTVPESTLSIFQSKGFHIIEDFQLDFHSKYISKNNVSQISTIGNIANSERVHNLYNVTGNDITIAIIDTGVDFSNPDMQHALARDSENFPIMLDPDGQGLILTNATFAANIDQYGTIKNFTKSSLYNTTSDVYVKPRGGGVFLNIEQNGDGTSLLVYNSMFPMFGSSPLLNGTLNDDMRIGTDKHDYIESKSGIYHLGVMYQGSPSQPQVVPVLVVDSKESGYYDTIIPDMSTSWQDFTKNSTDKKIEFDFDFTDDVHHVIGDGNEFLIYDYDNDGEFDYSVGTLGAQVLDIYGVIENESEIDDTFGAINGTLLPPINRNGEFFGVMTDVQGHGTGSAGTIISKGLVEYDIYNDTKKFNIRGVAPDAKIIPVKALWFGDILYAWLWSAGFDNDDIEWNFSGNTRADIISNSWGVSTFPNFEYAPGFDLLSLVMTTLSLPNSFSEDYPGVLMVSSAGNSGHGYGTIGLPNASPTGISVGATTNNVFVGYGPFKDEPRFGNSTKYSDHVVDFSSRGPTLIGDPKPDLMSIGAYSFTPASVTKPSQDYDQDPFGMFGGTSMSAPIVSGTAALVMQELKDNSKSFSPADVKNILMSTANDMHNDVFTQGSGMVDSLDAIRLINGEGGVFKVHTTDSSKNLNQILELPLKNLNYTSIGMSSPEISLENTPQTSWFGGRLNPGATTSASFKIENPTNSTLTIKILPENLKLIEKFIYDGTTEPHLQDSYHNKSKVYRPNYIPLTNLTNSENLQTDFPKIIPEDSSLLVLNANFSFDNFMNQTNPIYADDLKISSLYLYDWKDKNDDSEIASDELTLVNRGGSWGTMQELRVSKPTEYFENEPIVGVYPVPERYSFWGGSIKENATSFDYSLSASYFKKDSWADIILDKEIISIPPKQSMDVSVKIETQKDQTTGIYDGFIKFEGEHHSVNVPVSYVIVEKVEKDIPFTLIGQNNDVNFGNEYVKGAFDMTNRYMAGDWRQYYLDVQDNTINNASIELSWKNENTNFSAFVLDPQGKIISTNMPTGVFGHFMNWASLDWLGSSPFSQGGGFFPVKNKDNTSTLIFAPINQTGTHSLLIHSTLFEGKDITEPVTLVAKFSTLTSDNIPPQIILELDDFVKSDHIIIPEIIEDNLASITYTLDGNLIQVNTTGFNSNNLDDGKHSLTINAIDKFGLATSETFDFTLDSELPNLELQSQNNTVVSKRLDIQVSISDQNLPKSNYLSFLLPTGERIVDQKSYSFDVSDLDEGEYFIEVSAQDMAKNSVLSKIIFEIDHSVVDPPKTSISTISPEMVGSDQNYLLAIIIAVIAIVIVSVLVILKQKSKVTPKN; this is encoded by the coding sequence ATGATGAAATTAGTATTGTTTTTAGTTCTGTTAATCATAACACTCCCATTAATCTCTGAATCATTTTCATATTTTGATGCAGATATGATTAATCAAAATCTTGAAAATAAAAATTACAATTTTAAAGAATCAAACTCAGGAATCATTCAATTCAATGAACCCTCTAATGAACAACAAGTAAAACGTTATCTAATCTTTGGAAAAGGCTCTATATCTGAAATTGGTAATTTTGTACAGACGCCATATTCTATATCTGCATCAAATGGGTTTTTTTCAATAGTAACAGTTCCTGAAAGTACTTTGTCTATTTTTCAATCAAAAGGATTTCATATAATTGAAGATTTCCAATTAGATTTTCATTCAAAATATATCTCAAAAAATAATGTTAGTCAAATATCTACAATTGGAAATATTGCAAATTCTGAACGTGTACATAATCTTTACAATGTTACTGGTAATGATATCACGATTGCTATAATTGATACTGGTGTTGATTTTTCCAATCCAGACATGCAACATGCACTAGCACGTGATAGTGAAAATTTTCCTATTATGCTAGATCCTGATGGTCAAGGTCTGATATTGACAAATGCTACTTTTGCAGCAAATATTGATCAGTATGGAACAATCAAAAATTTTACAAAATCTTCTCTCTATAACACGACTTCTGATGTTTATGTGAAACCTAGAGGAGGTGGTGTCTTTTTGAATATAGAACAAAATGGAGATGGAACTAGTTTGTTGGTGTATAATTCCATGTTTCCTATGTTTGGTTCTTCTCCACTTCTAAATGGAACATTAAATGATGATATGCGAATTGGAACTGATAAACATGATTACATTGAATCCAAAAGTGGAATTTATCATTTAGGTGTAATGTATCAGGGTTCTCCTAGTCAACCACAAGTTGTACCTGTTTTAGTTGTTGATTCGAAAGAATCTGGATACTATGATACAATTATTCCTGACATGTCAACTTCTTGGCAAGACTTTACAAAAAACTCTACAGATAAAAAAATAGAATTTGATTTTGATTTCACTGATGATGTTCATCATGTAATAGGTGATGGAAATGAATTTTTAATTTATGATTATGATAATGATGGTGAATTTGATTATAGTGTAGGAACACTTGGTGCTCAAGTTTTAGACATCTATGGTGTTATTGAAAATGAATCTGAAATTGATGATACCTTTGGTGCAATAAATGGAACATTACTTCCGCCAATAAATCGAAATGGTGAATTTTTTGGTGTGATGACTGATGTTCAAGGTCATGGAACTGGAAGTGCAGGCACAATAATCTCAAAAGGCCTTGTAGAATATGATATCTATAATGATACAAAAAAATTCAACATTAGAGGGGTTGCACCTGATGCAAAAATAATCCCTGTAAAGGCACTATGGTTTGGAGATATTTTATACGCATGGCTTTGGTCTGCAGGATTTGATAATGATGATATAGAATGGAATTTTTCTGGAAATACACGTGCTGACATAATATCTAACAGTTGGGGTGTGTCAACATTTCCAAATTTTGAATATGCACCTGGATTTGATTTACTGTCTTTAGTAATGACTACTCTTAGCTTACCTAACTCATTTTCTGAAGACTATCCTGGTGTGTTGATGGTGTCTAGTGCAGGAAATTCCGGTCATGGTTATGGTACAATTGGATTACCTAATGCATCTCCTACTGGAATTAGCGTTGGTGCTACAACAAATAATGTATTTGTTGGTTATGGACCTTTCAAAGATGAACCGCGATTTGGAAATTCTACAAAATATTCTGATCATGTAGTTGATTTTTCAAGTCGAGGTCCAACATTGATTGGTGACCCAAAACCTGATTTAATGAGTATTGGTGCTTATAGCTTTACTCCCGCATCTGTTACAAAACCATCACAAGATTATGATCAAGATCCATTTGGTATGTTTGGAGGAACCAGTATGTCTGCACCTATTGTATCTGGAACTGCCGCATTGGTAATGCAGGAATTAAAAGATAATTCAAAATCATTTTCACCTGCTGATGTAAAAAATATTCTAATGTCTACTGCTAATGACATGCATAATGATGTATTTACACAAGGTTCAGGAATGGTTGATTCGCTTGATGCAATTCGTTTAATCAATGGCGAAGGTGGTGTTTTTAAGGTTCATACTACTGATTCTTCAAAAAATCTTAACCAAATTCTTGAATTACCATTGAAAAATCTAAACTACACTTCGATTGGCATGTCATCGCCTGAAATCTCATTAGAAAATACACCTCAAACAAGCTGGTTTGGTGGAAGATTAAATCCTGGTGCTACTACATCTGCTTCATTCAAAATCGAAAATCCAACAAATAGTACTTTGACTATCAAAATACTCCCTGAAAATCTAAAATTAATTGAAAAATTCATTTATGATGGAACAACCGAACCCCATTTACAAGACTCTTATCACAATAAATCAAAAGTTTATCGTCCAAATTATATTCCTTTAACTAACCTCACTAACTCTGAAAATTTGCAAACAGATTTTCCTAAAATTATACCTGAAGATTCTTCATTGTTAGTACTAAATGCTAATTTCTCTTTTGATAACTTCATGAACCAGACAAATCCAATTTATGCAGATGATCTGAAAATATCATCCCTGTATTTGTATGACTGGAAAGATAAAAATGATGATTCTGAAATAGCTAGCGATGAATTAACACTAGTAAACAGAGGTGGTTCTTGGGGCACTATGCAGGAATTACGTGTTTCAAAACCAACAGAATATTTTGAAAATGAACCCATAGTTGGAGTATATCCTGTTCCTGAAAGATACTCTTTCTGGGGCGGCTCAATAAAAGAAAACGCAACATCATTTGATTATTCATTATCTGCAAGTTATTTCAAAAAAGATTCTTGGGCCGATATTATTTTAGATAAAGAAATAATTTCAATTCCACCAAAACAATCTATGGATGTTAGCGTAAAAATTGAAACTCAAAAAGATCAAACAACCGGCATCTATGATGGCTTCATAAAGTTTGAAGGTGAACATCATTCAGTAAATGTACCAGTTTCGTACGTTATCGTAGAAAAAGTTGAGAAGGATATTCCGTTTACCTTGATTGGACAAAATAATGATGTTAATTTTGGTAATGAATATGTAAAGGGTGCTTTTGATATGACAAATCGTTACATGGCTGGTGATTGGAGACAGTATTATCTTGACGTACAAGATAATACAATTAACAATGCATCTATAGAACTTTCATGGAAAAATGAAAATACAAATTTCTCTGCATTTGTACTAGATCCTCAAGGTAAAATAATTTCTACAAACATGCCAACTGGTGTATTTGGTCATTTCATGAATTGGGCATCTCTAGATTGGCTTGGAAGTTCTCCATTTAGTCAAGGTGGAGGATTCTTCCCTGTAAAAAACAAAGATAACACTTCAACTTTGATCTTTGCCCCAATTAATCAAACTGGTACACATTCATTACTAATACATTCAACTCTATTTGAAGGAAAAGACATTACAGAACCTGTTACACTTGTTGCAAAATTTTCCACGTTAACTTCAGATAATATTCCTCCACAAATAATTCTTGAATTAGATGATTTTGTAAAATCTGATCATATAATTATTCCAGAAATTATTGAAGATAATCTTGCTAGTATAACTTATACATTAGATGGAAATCTAATACAAGTAAATACTACTGGTTTTAATTCTAATAATTTAGATGATGGTAAACATTCTCTTACAATTAATGCAATCGATAAATTTGGTTTAGCGACATCAGAAACATTTGACTTCACTTTGGATTCAGAATTACCAAATCTTGAATTACAATCACAAAATAATACTGTAGTCTCAAAACGTTTGGATATCCAGGTATCAATTTCTGATCAGAATCTTCCAAAATCAAATTATCTCTCATTTCTTTTACCTACTGGTGAACGTATAGTTGATCAAAAATCATATTCATTTGACGTCAGTGATCTTGATGAAGGAGAATATTTCATCGAGGTATCCGCTCAAGATATGGCTAAAAATAGTGTATTATCAAAAATAATCTTTGAAATTGATCATTCTGTTGTGGATCCTCCAAAAACTTCAATTTCCACTATTTCACCTGAAATGGTAGGAAGTGATCAAAATTATCTATTGGCAATTATTATTGCGGTAATTGCTATTGTGATCGTTTCTGTTTTAGTTATTTTAAAACAAAAATCAAAAGTTACTCCAAAAAATTGA
- a CDS encoding envelope protein: MKYNVIFFSILLISFTPMTLANAEVFQERLEGTLDVYTNQLVFAPGEPIFVHGQAMPKEPIIIRLFTPDDTIAEFEQLMTSEDGSFHHFLMEWDKPTTNLPYGTYILEVISNQQGGISKMIEVKFSSTSEFVQVPIERNVSTIVFAPETAAVSRDFRVFVQTSSDGLLIGDDPNQILGTSHVHLPNGQVENLEDDLKILHQGLYYVDYLPALEGIYVFHMVTFDEGNISHGSGATNVLTQDISGISAQILELNQILDETKTELANLKEETSTFGSSLSDASSNLDDSVVLISDSVGNIEEGSSQLNALLFPIVASIAIILALQIVIIARRR; encoded by the coding sequence TTGAAATACAACGTAATATTCTTCTCAATTCTCTTGATTTCATTTACTCCTATGACACTTGCAAATGCTGAGGTATTCCAAGAAAGATTAGAAGGCACTCTGGATGTTTATACCAATCAATTGGTATTTGCTCCTGGTGAACCAATATTTGTACATGGCCAGGCTATGCCAAAAGAACCTATTATAATTCGATTATTTACTCCTGATGATACAATTGCAGAATTTGAACAATTAATGACTAGTGAAGATGGATCATTTCATCATTTTTTAATGGAATGGGATAAACCAACAACAAACCTTCCATATGGAACATACATTCTAGAAGTTATCTCTAACCAGCAAGGTGGAATATCAAAAATGATTGAAGTAAAATTTTCATCAACATCTGAATTTGTTCAAGTTCCAATTGAAAGAAATGTTAGTACCATTGTTTTTGCCCCTGAAACTGCCGCTGTTAGCAGAGACTTTCGTGTATTTGTACAAACATCTAGTGATGGTCTATTAATCGGTGATGATCCAAATCAAATACTCGGTACTTCTCACGTACATCTTCCTAACGGCCAAGTAGAAAATTTAGAAGATGATCTAAAAATATTACATCAAGGATTGTATTATGTAGATTATTTACCTGCACTAGAAGGAATCTATGTATTTCATATGGTGACTTTTGATGAAGGAAATATTTCGCATGGTTCTGGTGCTACAAATGTTTTAACTCAGGATATTAGTGGTATTTCTGCTCAAATTTTAGAATTAAATCAAATCTTAGATGAAACAAAAACTGAATTAGCAAATCTAAAAGAAGAAACTTCTACTTTTGGTTCATCATTATCTGATGCAAGTTCAAATCTAGATGATAGTGTGGTGTTGATATCTGACTCTGTTGGTAATATTGAAGAAGGTTCATCTCAACTTAATGCATTGCTATTTCCGATTGTTGCATCAATCGCAATTATACTTGCTTTACAAATTGTAATTATTGCTAGACGAAGATAA